The Aeromicrobium sp. Leaf245 genome includes a region encoding these proteins:
- a CDS encoding NAD(P)/FAD-dependent oxidoreductase, whose translation MTTCDVVVIGLGPGGEALAARLAGEGLEVVAVESGLVGGECPYWGCIPSKMFIRAAGAIAETRRAVELAGAATVEPDFSVVAKRIREQATDDWDDTVAAERLEKSGARLVRGHGRLAGPGVVEVDVAGGGTQRIEARRGVVLNPGTRAAVPPIDGLAGTPFWTNHEALEATVLPSSLVVIGGGPIGLELAQAFARFGSEVTVVEVGPRILGPEEPEASDVLRGAFERDGIDVREGDSITSVSHDGTQFTLDLASGTVHAEQVLVAAGRKPSIGDLGLETVGLDPDARSIEVDDAMLATDGVWVVGDVAGRGAFTHVSMYQADRAARAILGEDLPDYDTSFPRVTFTDPEVGGVGLTEKQARDRGLDVAVSTTDLAQSSRGFTHGPGAEGVVKIVVDTARDVVVGATVVGPAGGETVSGLAVAVRAEVPVATLRNSVFAYPTFWRAVESVLQDVAE comes from the coding sequence ATGACGACGTGCGACGTGGTGGTGATCGGTCTCGGACCCGGTGGCGAGGCGCTGGCGGCCCGACTGGCGGGGGAGGGGCTCGAGGTCGTGGCCGTGGAGTCCGGTCTCGTGGGCGGTGAGTGCCCCTACTGGGGCTGCATCCCGTCGAAGATGTTCATCCGCGCCGCCGGCGCGATCGCGGAGACCCGGCGCGCGGTGGAGCTGGCCGGCGCCGCGACGGTCGAGCCCGACTTCTCCGTGGTCGCGAAGCGCATCCGTGAGCAGGCCACCGACGACTGGGACGACACCGTGGCCGCCGAGCGGCTCGAGAAGTCGGGCGCGCGCCTGGTCCGCGGTCACGGTCGGCTGGCCGGTCCCGGCGTGGTCGAGGTCGACGTCGCCGGTGGGGGGACGCAGCGCATCGAGGCCCGGCGCGGCGTCGTGCTCAACCCGGGGACCCGGGCCGCGGTGCCGCCGATCGACGGCCTCGCCGGCACGCCCTTCTGGACGAACCACGAGGCTCTCGAGGCGACCGTCCTGCCGAGCTCCCTCGTGGTCATCGGTGGCGGGCCGATCGGGCTCGAGCTGGCGCAGGCGTTCGCTCGCTTCGGCAGCGAGGTCACGGTGGTCGAGGTCGGACCCCGGATCCTGGGCCCCGAGGAGCCCGAGGCCTCCGACGTGCTGCGGGGTGCGTTCGAGCGCGACGGCATCGACGTGCGCGAGGGCGACAGCATCACCTCCGTCTCCCACGACGGCACGCAGTTCACCCTCGACCTTGCCTCGGGCACCGTCCACGCCGAGCAGGTGCTGGTGGCGGCCGGACGGAAGCCGTCCATCGGCGACCTCGGGCTGGAGACCGTCGGTCTCGACCCTGACGCCCGGTCGATCGAGGTCGACGACGCGATGCTCGCGACCGACGGCGTCTGGGTCGTCGGTGACGTGGCCGGGCGCGGCGCCTTCACCCACGTCTCGATGTACCAGGCGGACCGCGCGGCCCGCGCGATCCTTGGGGAGGACCTGCCCGACTACGACACCTCGTTCCCGCGGGTGACGTTCACGGACCCGGAGGTCGGCGGCGTCGGCCTCACCGAGAAGCAGGCGCGCGACCGTGGTCTCGACGTGGCCGTCTCCACCACCGACCTCGCGCAGAGCTCGCGCGGTTTCACCCACGGCCCGGGCGCCGAGGGCGTCGTCAAGATCGTCGTCGACACCGCCCGCGACGTCGTCGTCGGCGCCACGGTGGTCGGACCCGCCGGGGGCGAGACCGTCTCGGGTCTGGCGGTGGCGGTCCGCGCCGAGGTCCCGGTGGCGACGTTGCGGAACTCCGTGTTCGCCTACCCGACGTTCTGGCGAGCGGTCGAGAGCGTGCTGCAGGACGTGGCGGAGTAG